GGAGGCCCAGCGCCACGCGGAGGAGGACCGGCGCCGCCGCGAGCACGCCGAGCTCAAGAACACCCTGGACTCCACCCGCGTCCAGGCGGAGAGAATCCTCCAGGAAAAGCAAGGCACCCCCGAGGCCAAGGCCCGCCTCGAGGCGGCCATCGCCCGGGCCAAGGAGCTTTCGGAGAGGGATGCCTCCGACCCCGAGCTGAAGGCGGCCACCGAGGAGCTTCTGAAGGCAGTGGAGGCCTACGAGAAGGCCGCCACCGCCGGGACCACCGGGGGTTCCAGCCGTGGCCCTGACGACGTGATCGACGCCGACTACAAGCCCGCCGACTAAACCCCCCTGCCCTGGCCCCTGCCGGGGCAAGGGCTTCCCCTTACCCTCTCGGAGGAAGCATGGAGAAGGAACGCGAGGAAATCCCAAAGGAACAGGCCGCCCAGGTGGAGCAAGGCCTCCAGGGGGCGGGCGAGGAGGCCCTGGCCCCAGAACGCCTGCTGGCCATGGAGGAGGAGCTCCGAGCCCTGAAGGACCGGTACCTGCGCCTCCTCGCCGACTTTGACAACTACCGCAAGCGCGTGGAGGAGGAGCTTAGGCTTAAGGAACGGGAGGGGGTCCTCAGGGCGGTCAGGGCCCTTCTCCCTGTCCTGGACGACCTGGAGCGGGCCTTGGAATTTGCCGAGGCCAACCCGGAGAGCATCCTCAAGGGGGTTAAGGCGGTGCGGGAAGGCTTCTTCCGCATCCTGGCGGGCCTTGGCATCGAGGAGGTGCCCGGGGAGGGGGAGGCCTTTGACCCCCGCTACCATGAGGCCATCGGCCTCCTCCCCGGGGAGCCCGGCAAGGTGGCCCGGGTCTTCCAAAGGGGCTTCCGCCTGGGCGAGGCCTTGGTGCGCCCGGCCCGGGTGGCCGTGGGCGAGGAAAAAAGCCCGGAAGAGGAGGGCGTGGAATAGGCCATGAAGGACTACTACGCCATCCTGGGGGTACCGAGAAACGCCACGCAGGAGGAGATCAAGCGCGCCTACAAGCGCCTGGCCCGCCAGTACCACCCCGACGTGAACAAAAGCCCCGAGGCCGAGGAGCGCTTCAAGGAGATCAACGAGGCCTATGCCGTCCTCTCCGACCCGGAGAAGCGCCGGGTCTACGACACCTACGGCACCGCTACCCCACCCCCGCCCCCGCCCCCTGGGGGGTACGACTTCTCCGGGTTTGAGGTGGAGGACTTCTCCGATTTCTTCCAGGAGCTCTTCGGCGGCGGCCTCTTTGGGGGCATGGGGCGGAGGAGGCCAAGGAAAGGCCGCGACCTCAGGGCCGAGCTTCCCCTCACCCTCGAGGAGGCCTTCCGGGGAGGCGAAAAGGTGGTGGAGGTGGGGGGAAGGCGGGTTTCCGTGAGGATCCCCCCGGGGGTGCAGGAGGGAAGCCTCATCCGCCTGGCGGGCCTGGGAGGGCCTGGGGAGCCCCCGGGGGACCTGCTCCTTTCCGTGCGCCTTGTGCCCCACCCGGTCTTCCGCCTCGAGGGCCAGGACCTCCACGCCACCCTAGACGTTCCCGCCCCCATCGCC
The Thermus neutrinimicus genome window above contains:
- a CDS encoding nucleotide exchange factor GrpE encodes the protein MEKEREEIPKEQAAQVEQGLQGAGEEALAPERLLAMEEELRALKDRYLRLLADFDNYRKRVEEELRLKEREGVLRAVRALLPVLDDLERALEFAEANPESILKGVKAVREGFFRILAGLGIEEVPGEGEAFDPRYHEAIGLLPGEPGKVARVFQRGFRLGEALVRPARVAVGEEKSPEEEGVE
- a CDS encoding DnaJ C-terminal domain-containing protein produces the protein MKDYYAILGVPRNATQEEIKRAYKRLARQYHPDVNKSPEAEERFKEINEAYAVLSDPEKRRVYDTYGTATPPPPPPPGGYDFSGFEVEDFSDFFQELFGGGLFGGMGRRRPRKGRDLRAELPLTLEEAFRGGEKVVEVGGRRVSVRIPPGVQEGSLIRLAGLGGPGEPPGDLLLSVRLVPHPVFRLEGQDLHATLDVPAPIAVVGGKVRAPTLEGPVEVTIPPKTQAGRRLRLKGKGFPGPHGRGDLYLEVRVVIPEDLTPEEEGLWRKLKEVRHARA